In the genome of Bacteroidales bacterium, the window CGCCTAATGTTTGGGTATCCGTGGGTAATGTTCCTGTGTATAATGGCAAGGTGTGTGTCTCTGTCTATTATGGAGGAAATAGGGTTGATTCAATATGTAGTGATGTAAATTATATTGAGGATAAGGTAAAGTTTTCATATAGTAGTAATACACCATATGTGGTTGTGATTCCTCCATGTGTAGATTCGATCGAGGTGAAATGTTGGGGAGGAGGTGGTGGTGGTGGAGGAGGAGATGCAGGAACTGGTGGAAATGGGGGAGGAGGCGCATATGTTTGGTCTAAGCGTGATGTAAATGTTGCTGATACGTTGCTTGTATATGTAGGCAAAGGTGGCCGTGCAGGATGGACATCGTCTGGGAATTTATATCACCTTACCGGTGGTGATGGAGGTTGGGGGTATGGTAGAGGGGGTGTAGGGGGAGATGCTGGACCTGGCGGATGTTCTGGTGGTGGAGGAGGTGGTGGCGGATCAAGTGGTGTAGTTAATAAGAGTCAGAATATTATAATAGGCATAGCAGGAGGGGGAGGAGGAGGTGGTGGTGGTGGCCTGAATAGTAATGGTACTGGTGGCGGTGGTGGTGGTCAGAATGGTCTGGGAGGAGGCTCTGGCACACCTGGTGTGGCTGGTGGTTCACCCTTACGTCACGGGACGAATGGTGGGAATCATGTGGGGGATGGTGCTGGTGGTGGAGCAGGTGGAGGTGGTTACACCAATGGAGGAACAGGAGCGACGGCAGCTTCGGGTGATAATGGTGCTAACGGAGGAGGTGGGGGAAATAGTTATGGAGATTTAGTAATTCCAGGGAATGGACAGAATCCTGGAAATCCATCAGATCCTGATTTATGTCCTAATTGTGCTCGAGGAGGAAGTGGAGCACTACCCTGTTTTGGTGTCGATGACTGCTATGATGGTCAAGATGGTTACCATGGGTATGTAGTTATTAAATACTTACCTTGATAAACTTTAATAATGTTATGTAAAGACTCAACAATAAAGTTTTTTAGTTTGAAAAATTGAGTAATGTTTGGGTTAATGAACTATTATTAGAATTATTAATGATCAACTAGAAAGAAAAAGAAATGTAGAGGTAACATATACGACAGTCAGAAAATCAGGAGTGTATGTAGCTAGAGGTGAGTCATAGAATGAAAATTTTTCTCGACATGGTGCAAGTTTATTTTTGAGAGGAATTTATTATTAAAAGCTTTAATTTTGATAAATGTTTTTTTGAGGAGTTTACTTAAAAGTTCATTTAAGAGGAAATATCGGTATGTTAGTAGTCAATAATAACATATGTTGGATTGTTTTGTTTGTGATGTTTTTGGGAGGGTTAGTTAAAGATAAACCTCCTTTCAAAGCTAAGGAAGACCCGCCTGGGACAGTTTGGCTCAGGGACAGCTTATACATTGATGTTGCTCCCGTAAGCAATGCTGATTACCGGAATTTTTTGCGATTTGTTCAAGCTGCATATAGTCAGAAAGTTAAAGATACATTAAGAAAAATCCCATCATATGGGATTAATATCGATAAATTTATGGATTATCTTAAATTAATGGGTCCAGATAAGAACTTTATAAAGCTTATGAGTATTCCTTTGGATATTCGTCTTTCATGGAAAATGACAATGAATCAATATTTTAATTCATCGTTGTACGATACTTATCCTGTGGTCTTTGTTACCTATTCTCAAGCGAAGGAGTATTGTGAATGGAAAACCTACATGGTGATGCTAAGCTATGCTGCAAGATCAAAAAATCAGCGTCAGCGTTCAAAGTATTATACCCAGATTAAATATCGGCTTCCGACAGTTGAAGAGATGTCATATGCACTTACCAAATTCAAGGATAATATTTTTGCGAGGTATGAGGTTTTTGCAGATTTAGAGACCTTTACAGTACCGGCATATCCGCAGAAGAAAAGGAGACTTGAGTTTGTTTATTTTCCACGCAATGTAGCGGAGATGACGGTAGAGGAAAATATTGCATTTGGTCTCTCTTGGTTTGATCGAGACACAACGGAAACCTATATAAAAGTTGTTGAATATTCTCGACCTTCAGATTGGATTGGTTTTCGATGTGTATGTGAAATTGTTAAATATTGATGAGGAATTTATTTTTTTTCCTTCTTGTTGTTTTTATTATTGCTTGTTCGAGAAATAAAAATGATAATAAAAAAGGTGCCAATTATTTTTTTTACAATGAAATTTCTCGAATAAAATCGCTTGATCCTGCTCAAGCAAGAGATCTACCTCATATGTGGATTGTTCATCAGATGTTTAATACCTTGCTTGAGTTCGATGATTCCCTACATTTAATTTGTTCTTTAGCTAAAAGTTGGGAGGTCGATTCAACTCGAAAAGTTTATACTTTTCATCTTCGCCAAGATGTTTATTTTCATACAACCCATTTTTTCAGGGAAAAACTAAAGTGCACTGCTTATGATGTCAAGTTTACTTTCAATCGTTTGGCTGATCCATCAACTGCTTCCCCTGGAAGGTGGATTACAGATCCTATTGATACTACTTCTGAAGGGAAACTTCGTATTGAAGTTAAGAATGATTCTACGATTACTTTTTACCTAAAAAAATCTTTTTTTCCTTTTTTATATTACCTTACACTTCCTTATGCTTCTATCGTACCCGAGGCATATATCAAAAAAATTGGCAAAGATTTTTCTTTGTATCCCATTGGTACTGGCCCTTTCAAATTAAGAGTTTGGAAACCTGACCAAATTCTTATTCTGCAAAAAAATAATGAGTATTTTGAGAAGGATACATTTGGTCATAACTTACCGTATCTGGATGGCGTCTGTGTGAGATTTATTCAAGATAAACAGGTAGCTTTTATGGAATTCATGAGAGGTGGATTTGATTTTATTTCAGGTTTTGACCCCATTCTTAATTTCATACTTTTTGATGAAAAAGGGAATCTCAAATCGCGTTATCGTAGTAAATGGATGGTTCAACGCTTTCCTTTTTTAAATGTTGAATACATAGGAATGAATATCACTAAACCTCCGTTTGATCGATGGCAAGTTAGAAAAGCGATTGATTTAGCCATTGATAAAAGCAAACTTGTTTTTTATGTTAGAAAAAACACAGGCTTTCCAGCTTACAGCGGATTCGTGCCTCCTGCGCTATTGCAAGCTCAATCACTAAAGGAAAATTATAATCCTGAAAAATCTAAAGAATTGCTAAAAGAAGTTGGCTACGATGAACAAAATCCATTTCCTGAAATTACTTTACATACAACATCTAATTATTTAGAGTTAGCTGAATTCGTTCAAAATGAACTTCGAAAAATAAATATTACTTTGAAAATAGAAGTACTTCCTTCTGCAACGCTTCGCGAGATGATGTATGGAGGAAAAACATCTTTTTTTCGTGCCAGTTGGGTAGCTGATTATCCGGACGCAGGAACTTTCCTTTCTTTATTTTATTCAGCCAATAAAACACCTTATGGACCAAATTATACGTTTTTTTCCAATAAGACTTATGACTCATTATATGAAATTTCTCTTACGACTTTTAATGATAGTGTCAGGGAAAAGATTTACATTCAGCTTAATCAAATTCTCGTGAAAGAAGTTCCTGTGGTTCCTCTATATTATGACGAAGCAATACGGCTTGTCTCTTTACGCATTGAAGGTCTAAAGTGGAATATATTTAACATGTTAAAGTTAAAAAACGTCAAAAAAAAGGATTAAAGAAAATTGCTTACTTTTGTCAAAAAAAAATGGAACCGCGGGTCGTTATTGTGTCGGGAAGGGCTTCGCGACCACTAGCTGAAAAAATTGCTCAGCATTATGGAACTCAGCTAGGAACTGTTACATTTACACAATTCGCAGACGGAGAATTTCAAGTGTCTTTTGATGAAACTATTCGCGGAACAGAATTATTTATTGTTCAATCTACTCATGCACCTGTAGAGAATTTATTTGAGTTGCTTTTGCTGATTGACGCAGCTAAGAGAGCAAGTGCACATCATATATATGCTGTGGTTCCTTACTATGGTTTTGCTCGGCAGGATAGAAAAGACAAACCTCGTGTAGCTATAGGGGCCAAGATGGTTGCTACCATGTTGCAAGCTGTCGGTATTGATAGGCTTATTACTATCGATCTTCATTCAGATCAGATACAAGGTTTTTTTGAAGTTCCAGTTGACCATTTATTTGGTTCGTCTATTTTTGTTCCCTACATCCTCAATCTAGGACTAGAACCTTTGGTTATTGTTTCACCCGACACGGGTGGTAGTAAGCGTGCTAATGCATATGCTAAAATACTTAACTGCGACATGGCTATTTGCTATAAACATAGAGCTAAACCCAACCAGGTGAACGATATGATCCTCATTGGAGATGTAAGGGGTAAGCATGTGATTTTAATAGATGACATCTTAGATACAGCTGGCACCATGGTAAAGGCTGCCGATCTCATGGCAGAAAACGGTGCAAAATCTATACGTACTTTTTGCACACATGGCCTTTTTAGTGGCAATGCTTACGAAAAAATTGATCGTTCACCTATTGAAGAGGTCATTGTTACGGATACCATTTATCGAGAACATCGTTCATCCAAAGTGAAAGTTATATCTGTTGCTGAGCTTTTTGCAGATGTTATTTATCGTAATATAAGTTGCGAATCCATTAGTACACATTTTAAGTTTAATACATATATCTAAATTGAAAAATTATGAGAACAGTTTCTTTGAGCGGCTCTTTACGTAAGAGCGTAGGGAAGAGTGAAGCACGTCGATTACGTGCTCAGGGCCTTGTGCCTTGTGTTATGTATGGTGGTAAAGAACAAAAACATTTCTTTACTCAAGAAAAACAATTTAAAGATATTGTTTACACGAACAAACCCTGTTTTATTGACCTTACTATCGATGGGGAGAACCATCGAGTTATTCTTCAGGAAGTACAATTTCACCCTGTTACAGATCGCATCATTCATGCTGATTTTTATGAATTTTCTGAAAATAAACCTATAAAGATGCACATTCCTATTTCAGTCAAGGGAAATTCTCCGGGTGTGTTAAAGGGTGGAAAACTTAACATAAAATATCGTTCTGTTCCTGTTAAAGCACTTCCTTCTAAGATGCCTGAAGAGATCGTTTTAGATATTTCTCATCTTGATATTGGTGATAAGATTAGAGTAAGAAATCTAAGTAACCTTGATTACACGTTACTATTACCTGAAAATAATGTGTTGGTTGCCATTCAGATGTCAAGAGCGGCTTTGGAAAACCAGCAAACTCAGACTCAATAATTTATCAATTTTAATCATTGAATTTTTTTTTTAAAAAACAACTTATTAATTTTACAAAAAATTATTGTTATGAAAAAAGGGGTTGTGTTTTTTTTAATTTTATGGAGTTTTCAGGTATTTTCTCAAACTGTTTTATTGTCTGAAAACTTCGACGGAGGTGGTCCTTATGCTTTCTCATCGAGTGGAAGCCCATCATGGACTTTAAATAGTAGATTGAAGGTGTCTGGCACCTATTCTGATACCTGCACCATAGGGCTCTCGTCTGTCTCAAATTTAACTTCTAATTCTTTTTCTACCGTTGGCTATAGTTATGTGATTTTACAATTCAATCATATATGTAAAATCGAAAACAGTGATAAAGCTGAAATTCAGTATTCTATTGATAATGGAAATACCTGGTATGCTTTAACAAGTGCTCAATATCTTGGTTCGGGCAATTTTACGGGTAATAAATTTACGGAAGTAAGTTATACTGATTGGCAACCTGGAATTGGGGGTGCAATTCCTACCAACAGTTGGTGGAAACAGGAAACTTTTGATTTAAGTTCTCTAGTAGCTAATCAGAGTAATGTTAAAATAAGATTTCGATTAAGTGATGGAAATGCGAATGGAGCCAATTTGAGAACAGGATGGTATTTGGATGACATAAAAATCATGGCTTCTGCTTCTGAACTTACGCCGCCAACAATTACTCAAGTTACTCCTATCTGGCAGGATACGGTGTTTCAAGTAGGACCTTTCCCTGTTAAGGCAAGAATAAATGATGCGAGTGGGATTAGCGTGGCAAAGTTATATTTTAGCATCAACAATAGCTCTTTTGATTCGCTTTTGATGGTCAATACTTCTTTGGATACTTTTGTAGCTACCATCCCTTCTCAACCATATAATACTCGAATAGACTATTATATCAAAGCATGGGATGCATCTCCTGCTCAGAATATGGCTCAAAGTTCAGCCAAATGGTTTTACATCAAACAAGCTCCACCTGTGGTAATTATTGGTAATGCATCTACTACTACCTATTATATGCCTGTAAATGGCTATTTCAAATGGGGATGGAGTGCTTTACTCTATACGGCTAGTGAAATAAACAAGTCAGGAATCATTGATTCCATCTTTTTCCGAGTTTCATCTAATACATCCAACTTTTTGATGGAAAATCAACGAATGATGATTGGTGTGGTACCGTATTCTAGTTTTTCCGATGGAAGCATGCCTGATAGTGCAAGTTTAACTACTTTTTACTATGGAAATGTAACCTGGGTAGGTCCTGGTTGGTTTAAAATCACACCCATAACTCCTTTTTATTATAACGGGAATTCGAATTTACTCATTTATTGGATTAATCGTAGGGGTCAATACCAAACCGGATACCCCGTTTTTTATGCAACCAATACCTCTTCTTATCGGGCAAAATATAGATACAGTGATACATATTCGAGCGTTTTCCCCACATCAACCGGTACTTTAACATATACGAGACCTGATATTAAAATTGTTTTTCGTTTACCTAGCACATTAGATTTGGCGTTGAGTTCAATTACTTCACCTTCTCCTTCTGCCATTCTTGAAGTAGGAACATCTTATGATATTAAAGTTCAGATTAAAAATGAAGGTACTCAAACAGTTACCAGTTGCAATTTATTTTACTCGATTGATAATGGAGCTCCTTCTTCCTACGCCTGGTCTGGATCGTTGCTTCAGGGAGGAGTATCTCCAGAAATAACGATTGGTTCAGTTGTCTTTACACAACCAGGAACTCATAAACTTAAAGTTTGGGTTAGTAACCCAAATGGACAGCCTGATCAATTGAATTTAAACGATACTTTAACCATAAATTACTTTGTTTGCCCATTCATTTTATCGGGTGAATACACGATAAATCCTTTGCAGCCTACTGGTGGTACGAATTTTGGTAGTTTTAGGGATGCGTTGAATACGTTGAGGCAATGTGGCATAAGTGACAC includes:
- a CDS encoding ABC transporter substrate-binding protein — its product is MRNLFFFLLVVFIIACSRNKNDNKKGANYFFYNEISRIKSLDPAQARDLPHMWIVHQMFNTLLEFDDSLHLICSLAKSWEVDSTRKVYTFHLRQDVYFHTTHFFREKLKCTAYDVKFTFNRLADPSTASPGRWITDPIDTTSEGKLRIEVKNDSTITFYLKKSFFPFLYYLTLPYASIVPEAYIKKIGKDFSLYPIGTGPFKLRVWKPDQILILQKNNEYFEKDTFGHNLPYLDGVCVRFIQDKQVAFMEFMRGGFDFISGFDPILNFILFDEKGNLKSRYRSKWMVQRFPFLNVEYIGMNITKPPFDRWQVRKAIDLAIDKSKLVFYVRKNTGFPAYSGFVPPALLQAQSLKENYNPEKSKELLKEVGYDEQNPFPEITLHTTSNYLELAEFVQNELRKINITLKIEVLPSATLREMMYGGKTSFFRASWVADYPDAGTFLSLFYSANKTPYGPNYTFFSNKTYDSLYEISLTTFNDSVREKIYIQLNQILVKEVPVVPLYYDEAIRLVSLRIEGLKWNIFNMLKLKNVKKKD
- a CDS encoding 50S ribosomal protein L25/general stress protein Ctc codes for the protein MRTVSLSGSLRKSVGKSEARRLRAQGLVPCVMYGGKEQKHFFTQEKQFKDIVYTNKPCFIDLTIDGENHRVILQEVQFHPVTDRIIHADFYEFSENKPIKMHIPISVKGNSPGVLKGGKLNIKYRSVPVKALPSKMPEEIVLDISHLDIGDKIRVRNLSNLDYTLLLPENNVLVAIQMSRAALENQQTQTQ
- a CDS encoding SUMF1/EgtB/PvdO family nonheme iron enzyme is translated as MLVVNNNICWIVLFVMFLGGLVKDKPPFKAKEDPPGTVWLRDSLYIDVAPVSNADYRNFLRFVQAAYSQKVKDTLRKIPSYGINIDKFMDYLKLMGPDKNFIKLMSIPLDIRLSWKMTMNQYFNSSLYDTYPVVFVTYSQAKEYCEWKTYMVMLSYAARSKNQRQRSKYYTQIKYRLPTVEEMSYALTKFKDNIFARYEVFADLETFTVPAYPQKKRRLEFVYFPRNVAEMTVEENIAFGLSWFDRDTTETYIKVVEYSRPSDWIGFRCVCEIVKY
- a CDS encoding ribose-phosphate pyrophosphokinase — its product is MEPRVVIVSGRASRPLAEKIAQHYGTQLGTVTFTQFADGEFQVSFDETIRGTELFIVQSTHAPVENLFELLLLIDAAKRASAHHIYAVVPYYGFARQDRKDKPRVAIGAKMVATMLQAVGIDRLITIDLHSDQIQGFFEVPVDHLFGSSIFVPYILNLGLEPLVIVSPDTGGSKRANAYAKILNCDMAICYKHRAKPNQVNDMILIGDVRGKHVILIDDILDTAGTMVKAADLMAENGAKSIRTFCTHGLFSGNAYEKIDRSPIEEVIVTDTIYREHRSSKVKVISVAELFADVIYRNISCESISTHFKFNTYI